The Triticum aestivum cultivar Chinese Spring chromosome 5A, IWGSC CS RefSeq v2.1, whole genome shotgun sequence genomic sequence gcagctgcgtctccggcccgcccaggatgaaaagcccattttctgtcaagattttttgtcatagaagtaggagcccaccacatctatgatgataccgggttttgtcacaattatcttcatagaagtgtcatatgtatgacataattttttttgtttggcccaaaatgtcacggatgtgtctttttttgtagtggtggacaTATCCGTTCGTTGCGGCTCTGTCCTCTCGGGAGCGGCGGAGTGTAATGCGGACTGCCATTGCCTCATCCAACCCGCACGGGATGACACCCCGGTCGACGGATCCGGACTAGCCGGAGTCCGATCCGCTGCCTGCCATGCCGGAGAAGGCCGGAAACCGCCGGAGGTGAGCTCGCGTGGCGGAGGGGAGTGAATTGAAGTGGCTAGGGTTGGTCCGGCGAGCGGGtggggacgaatatatgtgggctgggtgggccagcatgggtcgggtccgacgtggcgggcatGCCCCCAGATCTGcaccatatttgggctggatatgaggggtccCGGTCAGCCCGAGCATTTGAGGCATGTTTGAAACATCCGCCTGGATCGAAAAATTATGATCGGTCAATGACCGGGCAGCCTGCCCGGGCCCACAAGCCCGGGGGTGCGCCCCCAGGGCACGCATGGcaggcttgtcgctccctcgtgactctccaggtcttctcccgaagcttttagggtcccttctggtccagaaaaaatcatcaaaaagtttcgtatcgtttggacttcgtttgatactgatTTCCTGAAATgccaaaaacaacaactgacaccaggcactagattaataggttagtccccaaaaatgatatattaCATATAATCGCATAATAAACATTCAAGATGAtactataataacatggaacaatcaaaaattataaatacgttgaagacgtatcaatcgTTAGGGAAAAGCAAGCAAGTGGAGGCTTGATAGAAGATTTTTCCTGTAGTTCGTCTATCCAACTCAATATTGATGGAGGCTTCGAATTACAGATATTTTAGGATCACAGAGATCCCGGTTGCGAGGTCAACATGGAATCCATGAAGGAGCAACCAACCTGTTCCACCATTGCTTACAACCACGAAAGTCTAACCTCACTCGGGGGTAGATTTTTCCGAAGTAGGCGATCTATGGTGAAAAGTACGAACTTCTTGGCTCCTTCACACACCTAGCCGATCTAGTATGCGCACACCGTTCAAAATTAACAAGATGAGCTTGCTTGGTGTggaattccttgctcttgtgcttcaaaagacaATTCGTCTGGGTCACTCTCAAGATGGATATTTGGACCGAAGGGGTTGGGGTGATGAGCAAGGAGAGAGATTAAATATCAAATGATTGGCTTGAAATTTGAAGTAGAAAGAGCCTTGAACTTAGCACTAGACAATTCTCTCACAGAAAAATTGATTTGAATGGAAGCTTCGAGTAAACTGGTGGGAAAGGGCGGGGTATATATAGGTTGGACCATGTGACATTTAAACACCATTTTGCACAGTTCGGCTCTACGAATGATCGGCTCGGAAGCTCCGAGCAAAACTAAAGGAGGTTACTCGAAGTAGCTCGGAGGGTCTGACCCAATAATCATTTGCAGGCTTCGAGTGACCTACAACACATCTGTGCATACTTAAGCTATTATTCAGAATTTTCGATGAAGGATGGTTTGGCGAATCCAGTCAAGCCAAGAAGAGCAAACAAGTGCACCAGACAATCCAAGTACCGATGACATGGAGGCTCCGAGTGATTTAGGTTGAGCAATGACTATCCCTAGATTCCACATAGAAGTGGATCAGAGGCTCTGAGTAGTGTGAACTGTGAAGTCAGAGAGATATAGCAGAAAAAATGGGAGTCTTTTTTATTCTTTCAAGTTTGATCTCTAAGCACATATGAGAAAGAAACTCAACTTAGCAACCTCGATCACCTTTTGATAGTATTGGGACTTCTACGAactcaacgtgatcttggatcactaaaatgtaaaagcTAAGCCTCGAGTCTTGTCAACACTTGTCCGTTTTAAAGTAGGGATCACCAACCATTTCCCTTGTTGCATCTTTTGGGACCTAATATCAAATGGACTTTATAAATCATCAATCCCCTGAGATATATGTTACATTAACGACCAAAATCCACCTGGGGGTTGAAGATGCACTTTTAGACCCCTTGGCGCAACCCCTTCCGTGATTTAAAATATGGACATATATAAGTGTCCATTGACCATGACAACTACAATTCCCCCCTGTACTATTTGTCTAGTCCAAATATCCAATTCACATGCTGCACTGGGGAACCATTCATTAACAGAAAAAACACAAAAATCGATTTGATCTTATCATAAGATTTTTCAAGATCTACCATAAAGAGTAAATCACTATCCTTTCTCGTACTGATCTCATGCAAAGACTCATGAAGATCCCACCATCTAGATATATCTGCCTTTAATAAAGGTCGTTTGAACTGGAGCAACCACTTTATGTGCCGGACTAATAGTTCTATTATTTACTACCTTAGTGATCCATTTAGAAATCACATCAAGCAAACATATAGGCCTATACAATAATATTTTACCAGATATCAGTTTTTTGGCAACAAAGTAATTCGTAGTTCAATATAGGAATATCATATTGAATACATGCATGTATGATCATCTAAGGGTCCAAATGCTCCGTATTCAATGGTTTGTCAGAGTGTTGCGCCTTGGCTCGGATCTCTCCATATAAGTAGGAGACGAAGCCCCAGAGGGATAGCGCGAGGGCGACACCTTTGGTACCGTTGAATGGCTCATGGAAGAATAGGACAGCAAGCACCTCAGTCACTGGGATGAGCACGGTCATGATGACACCGGCGAGCAGCGCTGAGCCATAGAAGATGGCACCAATGGTGCCGAGGAAGAAGAACTGGTACACAATGGCCGAGGCGGCCAGCAGTAGGTAGTAGCCAATCTGGCCGAGCCCGAACTCCCGGGCTTCTCTTGGGATAGCCTGCATATGATTCGCGCGTTAAAATTATATATCTTCATTGAAAATCATCAATCTTTTGTAATGAAGTACATGATATACTTGAACTTCTATCTCCTCCGAGAGAAAAAAAAAATCTAAGTCACAGTCGGCTAAGATTTCAAGTCTTAGTCTATCTTATGAATTTGCTGGTCTAAAAAATGTCCAGTGTGTAATACTTTGTACATCCAGAACAAAAATGTATGCAATGTTTATTCCTAGAGCCTGAAGGATGCACAACTTTGTACATGCCACAAAATCAAATCAATGGTGCTCGGTGTCGATTGAAACGTAAGAAAAAACAGTCGGCTAAGACTTAGTAGAACCAAAAAGTAAATTGAAAAGAATAACTCGCACCACATGCTGATGAACTATGTGAGTTGTGAAGTACTATCAAGTAACTAAGGTTAGGTCCATGAAAAAATCGACACGCATAGGTCCGTAAACTTGCAAAAACCAAGTTCTTTGCAAGAAAGCAAATACACCATCTTTCCCCGCTTGGTTGTACGCGTAACTTTCCCCTGTACATGCATACGTCCCGTACTTTTCGACGCCAAAAATTCATCGCTCTATGCTATGCAAAGCTACTACACGCAAAGGCGCTCTCGTATTTCCCAATCACGACATCATCTACACGGCTAGCGTTTTCCCATCCGAGAAAGACGTAATAAGTATGGACTAGTTGTCCAATGATTGGATTTTGCCGGATGAGCATAGATATACGTACGTACAGTCTAGTACACGTCGCGCAAGTTGCCACGGCAAGGTTCAAATCTACATCACTGGCATTTATGGTTTCTGCGGTCGTTTCTAGGCACTTTCTTGCAGTGGCGGATTTTATTGGCGCTATGCGAATATTGGTACGTAGAGTAGTGTCCTATCTTTCAGAAACGTGCTCCTTTGGGAAAGCGCTAAACTTTCGATCAACGAAGATCTACGTTTCTTAGTGGGCCAAAATAGTTTACCATATCTGTGTAGTTTTTCGTCTCTGCTTTTTACCTAGTAGTCTTACAATTGCATCACTTGGATGATGACATGAAGGAACTCCGTTCGTTCTGTTCATGCTTTGCTGTTCCTACCAGAAATGATAACGTTGTCGTGAACAGTTCGAAAATGCGATTGTTATTTACTGATCTTAGTAGAGTTAATTGCTGTTACATGGATTTTGAACTATCTTTGCCCCCTAGGTTGTACGCATAGCTTTCCCTATACACATGTTCATCCGGCAGAAACACGCAACAACTGACACGCTCTTCGATGAGGTCGAAGGGAAGATGGATGCGGAGGCCGGCGTGGAGGAGCCGGAGCTGCTGCTGCCGGCCATGTACCCGGAGCCAGGCGCGGAGATAGTGGACATCTTTGACGACGGTTAGGGTAGTATAGGTTATTGATCCACGTTGCATGATTTTGTATAGATTTAAGGTTAGAGTATGAGGTATCCGGATACCAATGAGCAAATCTGAGGCTTGATCGGTCACAGACGAGTCCGTCCGAGCACGTCCGCGGACGATTTGAGAGATCGGATTTGCTGTCCACGACTGTAGATGATCTTATGCGCTTCTGCTGTGAGCCGGCAGTCCAAGTTCTACTGTAGCAGCAGTACAAGAAAGTTTACGTGCGACTATAACAAGTTAACAACAGCAGGAGAAAAACAGCTGCGGGCTGAAAAACTTACGTGGAAATCGTTGTTCACAAGCATCCCGACCGCACTGAAGGCCGTGGCGGTGAACCCGATGACGATCTGCATCTCCATGACGAGGGTGTACGTGACGGCCGCGCCGGTCCTCGCCGCGTGCTTCGCTTGGCTGAGCTCCATGACGGGCAGCATGAGGCCGTAGAGCGCCGCGGCGCCCAGCGTCATGCCGAACCCGGCGGAGTACTGCGCCCGCGTCACCCCCGCGGGGCGGTCACCTCCGGCGTTCATCCCCAGCATGGCGGCGCCGACGCTGAGCAGCACCACGGCGTTCACGGAGAAGGCCGTGAACCGCTGGCGCACGAGCAGCAGCGCGAAGGCGGCCGTGAAGGCCAGCTGCGTGGAGATGAGGATGGAGGAGGTGGACACCGGGAGGTAGGCCAGCCCGTAGGCGTAGAGGAGGTCGTCGAGGCCGGTCATGAAGCCGATGGCGACGGTCGCGGCCAGGAGGCGGGGCGACATGAGGAAGAGCGGCGCGACAGAGCCGCGGTCTTTGTGACTCCGGCGACGGGAGAGGAAGGAGGCGCTGAGCGGCGCGAGCAGGAGCGGCCACCCGGCGGTCTGGAGCAGGCTGGAGAGCCACTTACGGGTCCCGCCGTGGAGGAAGTAGGCGCGGAGGAGGAGCGGGCCGAACGCCGAGCCGACGACCATGAGGAGGAAGTTGATGACGAGGAGGGGGTTGAGGCGGAGCGGTTTAGCGGCGTCGCTGGGGAGCTGCTTGGCGCTGCCGTTCTTGCATGGTTGCTGCTGCGCGCGGCGCGGGCCTGTTGCTTCCACCTCCATGACCGAggtggccggccgg encodes the following:
- the LOC123107182 gene encoding purine permease 3-like, which translates into the protein MEVEATGPRRAQQQPCKNGSAKQLPSDAAKPLRLNPLLVINFLLMVVGSAFGPLLLRAYFLHGGTRKWLSSLLQTAGWPLLLAPLSASFLSRRRSHKDRGSVAPLFLMSPRLLAATVAIGFMTGLDDLLYAYGLAYLPVSTSSILISTQLAFTAAFALLLVRQRFTAFSVNAVVLLSVGAAMLGMNAGGDRPAGVTRAQYSAGFGMTLGAAALYGLMLPVMELSQAKHAARTGAAVTYTLVMEMQIVIGFTATAFSAVGMLVNNDFHAIPREAREFGLGQIGYYLLLAASAIVYQFFFLGTIGAIFYGSALLAGVIMTVLIPVTEVLAVLFFHEPFNGTKGVALALSLWGFVSYLYGEIRAKAQHSDKPLNTEHLDP